One segment of Leptodactylus fuscus isolate aLepFus1 chromosome 7, aLepFus1.hap2, whole genome shotgun sequence DNA contains the following:
- the SLC22A31 gene encoding putative solute carrier family 22 member 31: MEFDGKVWPLAGGFGRYTRLVAAASWLPNVFVSLGFFSDVLYTSAPDYQCRGVSGGPCGVDNSNGSSGATLNSSRSCPGVWGLQVQSWLENTIVTQWDLVCENGWKVPLEKICYLMGWLWGYIIFGCICDRFGRRNAFISALVVALPLGVALCFSPGYLSFLAIRIVHGAALAGIFLSFYIARLELCPPGLRLMITMIGGFFWLGGELLLPGLAVLCSDWKVLQGAITGALLLLSGYWCCHLLFPESPRWLLATQQLNWCKTELCLFSRANGIDTGEDFNGRESLFTEIDSLWERFPRARYYSFCSLFKTRLIWRNALILGFTTFIGCGIRPCFARNLMAIGGSIPYFLQGGSEILACIFLCITVNHWGRRAVLLLCTILTGFCSLLLLALTQYLLTPVSIAISVLGSLSSHAVVMLSVFFASEVLPTVIRGSGLGVILGLSMLGRASFPIIILQQRSGFFLHHVVFSSFCILSVLSLLLLPETKKKPLPDTLRQGESLRRPPLLLQATQDAMPLLSHGKPRADYNPDSYARLASSTKKMIRTNSTNGRDNKALTND, encoded by the exons ATGGAGTTTGACGGGAAAGTGTGGCCCTTAGCGGGCGGTTTTGGACGCTACACCCGGCTAGTGGCCGCCGCCTCCTGGTTGCCAAATGTCTTTGTGTCTTTGGGTTTCTTCTCAGACGTCTTGTACACAAGCGCCCCAGATTACCAATGCCGGGGGGTGAGCGGGGGCCCCTGCGGGGTGGACAACAGCAACGGAAGCTCAGGGGCCACACTCAACAGCAGCCGCAGCTGCCCCGGGGTATGGGGGCTGCAGGTGCAGAGCTGGCTGGAGAACACCATCGTCACACAG TGGGACCTTGTCTGTGAAAATGGGTGGAAAGTGCCACTGGAGAAGATCTGTTACTTGATGGGCTGGTTGTGGGGCTACATCATATTCGGATGCATATGTGACAG GTTTGGGCGACGTAATGCATTTATCAGTGCTTTGGTAGTGGCATTGCCCCTTGGTGTGGCCCTATGCTTCTCTCCAGGGTACCTCAGTTTCCTCGCCATCAGAATCGTCCATGGTGCAGCTCTGGCTGGAATCTTTCTGTCTTTCTACATAGCAA GGTTGGAGCTTTGCCCTCCAGGTCTTCGTCTCATGATAACAATGATTGGAGGATTTTTCTGGTTAGGAGGTGAGCTGCTGCTTCCAGGGTTGGCCGTGCTGTGCTCTGACTGGAAAGTTCTACAAGGGGCAATAACTGGAGCATTGCTGTTACTTTCTGGTTATTGGTG CTGTCACTTACTGTTCCCTGAATCCCCCCGCTGGCTTCTGGCTACACAGCAGTTGAACTGGTGCAAGACAGAGCTCTGCCTCTTCTCCAGGGCCAATGGAATAGACACAGGAGAAGATTTTAACGGTCGAGAGAGTCTGTTTACCG AAATAGACTCACTTTGGGAGCGTTTTCCCCGCGCTAGATATTACAGTTTCTGCAGTTTGTTTAAAACTCGTCTTATTTGGCGGAACGCGTTAATTCTTGGATTCACTAC ATTCATTGGCTGTGGCATCAGGCCATGCTTTGCTCGGAACCTCATGGCTATAGGTGGCTCTATTCCTTATTTTCTCCAGGGTGGAAGTGAAATCCTTGCTTGTATTTTCCTCTGCATCACTGTGAACCACTGGGGTCGTCGTGCAGTTCTACTCCTGTGCACCATCCTGACTGGGTTCTGCTCTCTGCTGctcctggccctcacacagt ACCTCCTTACCCCAGTATCCATAGCCATATCAGTGTTGGGGTCCCTTTCTTCTCATGCTGTAGTGATGCTTAGTGTCTTCTTTGCCAGTGAGGTGTTGCCAACAGTAATCCG GGGTTCTGGCCTGGGCGTTATTCTGGGGCTCAGTATGTTGGGCCGGGCTTCTTTCCCAATCATCATTCTTCAGCAGAGATCTGGCTTCTTCCTGCACCATGTTGTCTTCTCATCCTTCTGTATTTTATCAGTCCTGAGTCTTCTCCTACTGCCAGAAACTAAAAAGAAACCTCTTCCAGACACACTAAGACAAGGAGAAAGCCTGCGCCGTCCACCTCTCCTCTTACAAGCTACACAGGATGCAATGCCACTGCTCTCCCATGGCAAGCCCCGTGCTGACTATAACCCGGATAGCTATGCCCGGCTAGCAAGCTCCACAAAGAAAATGATTAGAACGAACTCTACCAATGGGCGAGATAATAAAGCTCTGACCAACGATTAA